A window of the Halobacterium hubeiense genome harbors these coding sequences:
- a CDS encoding sulfatase-like hydrolase/transferase, which translates to MTDSQPTPNVVLIVLDSVRKDFFDEHATRIQSRANVSFDQCRAASSWSVPSHPSFMTGLLPHQHGVHTHNRVFTGISRDDTFLGNLPSHSAYGASANVYASSTFGFDAIFDDYSDIAPHRRFPDGMDMEKFIQEREETGLARYVEFLRQSAAHEHPLQSLANGGLFKLNDLLRRAPVPKLLDDGASVVARSARSKAVKGDEPFFLFTNFMDAHGPVHHVRGYDRSMHSAPNDWTSFNFDDQDINGGNWKAYEEDIEYHRELYATAIDYLDRKVSEFIDDVQEQTDEETIFLITADHGENLVYPADNRWIGHTSSLTEGLLHVPLYIVNAPDGMQDTYTDLFSHLDLGDLIVGMVEGNPDPTFRDRVPAEVVGMGVGGPDPDDEEYEFWDRMIRCVYRDETKVEWDSRGNQTEYRINRSKSSWQEEVGSLEDVPEWATELFDVPLADYKRQAEATEQSVDVDDATKGRLEDLGYI; encoded by the coding sequence ATGACTGATTCACAACCCACACCAAACGTCGTCCTGATTGTTCTCGACTCGGTACGAAAGGACTTCTTCGACGAACACGCGACACGAATTCAATCTCGCGCGAACGTGTCCTTCGACCAGTGCCGAGCAGCGAGTTCGTGGAGCGTCCCGAGCCATCCGAGTTTCATGACGGGATTACTCCCCCACCAGCACGGCGTCCACACGCATAATCGTGTCTTCACCGGTATCAGCCGAGACGATACGTTCCTCGGTAACCTCCCGAGCCACAGCGCGTACGGTGCGAGCGCAAACGTATACGCTAGCTCCACGTTCGGCTTTGATGCAATTTTTGACGATTACTCCGATATTGCCCCCCATCGGCGGTTTCCTGACGGAATGGACATGGAGAAGTTCATTCAGGAACGCGAGGAAACAGGACTTGCGCGGTACGTCGAGTTCCTCCGCCAGAGCGCCGCGCACGAGCATCCTCTTCAGAGTCTCGCAAACGGCGGGCTGTTCAAACTGAACGACCTCCTGCGACGAGCTCCGGTCCCGAAATTACTCGACGACGGAGCAAGTGTCGTCGCACGGAGCGCCCGCTCGAAAGCGGTGAAAGGCGACGAACCGTTCTTCCTCTTCACGAACTTTATGGACGCTCACGGGCCGGTACATCACGTCCGAGGATACGACCGGAGCATGCACTCGGCCCCGAATGATTGGACTTCGTTCAACTTCGATGATCAGGACATCAACGGCGGGAACTGGAAGGCGTACGAGGAGGATATCGAGTACCACCGCGAACTGTACGCTACTGCTATCGATTACCTCGACCGGAAGGTGTCGGAGTTCATCGACGACGTGCAGGAGCAGACTGACGAGGAGACAATTTTCCTCATCACCGCAGACCACGGCGAGAATCTGGTCTACCCGGCGGACAATCGATGGATCGGCCACACGAGCAGTCTCACCGAGGGACTCCTTCACGTTCCGCTCTACATAGTTAATGCGCCGGACGGGATGCAGGATACCTACACTGACCTGTTTTCCCACCTCGACCTTGGTGACCTCATTGTCGGCATGGTCGAAGGCAATCCGGACCCGACGTTTCGGGACCGGGTGCCCGCCGAGGTGGTCGGTATGGGCGTCGGCGGTCCCGACCCCGACGACGAGGAGTACGAGTTCTGGGACCGGATGATTCGCTGCGTGTACCGCGACGAAACGAAGGTTGAGTGGGACTCGAGGGGCAACCAAACAGAGTACCGGATCAACCGCTCGAAATCGTCATGGCAGGAGGAAGTCGGCTCGTTGGAGGACGTGCCTGAATGGGCCACGGAGTTGTTCGACGTTCCGTTGGCGGATTACAAGCGGCAGGCCGAGGCGACCGAACAGTCTGTCGACGTTGACGACGCGACGAAAGGACGGCTCGAAGACTTGGGCTATATCTGA
- a CDS encoding glycosyltransferase family 4 protein, with product MYQGDDPHPAHVTFGTAVDADFVHFETGDERGECRGNTHSEFDRLRTGLSLSRSYDVVIAEGSAPLQTLLAYGLINPDATLVFLAADETFYELDGRPTRYLWRALGPVASRLLDGVIPISDDVDASVRRYIDGVPSQKVYPPIVDAKHEQLRALTPSSRTSEGIHLLTVGTAKPANNYPMLCDAVSVLRDRWRDDISLTILGPDHPDEPYSTRPEIETPGYVDIETFVDFFDRATLYVQPSSGDAFSVAAAEGMLSGTPTVVTTGVGARELVNDSVVAELTAESLTETLRKTLERPGAERVELGKGQRKKVINITEDTQAAEFRDAITSFHHD from the coding sequence TTGTATCAGGGTGATGACCCTCACCCGGCACACGTCACCTTCGGAACTGCGGTCGACGCCGACTTCGTTCATTTCGAGACAGGCGACGAACGAGGGGAGTGTCGGGGAAACACCCACTCCGAATTCGACCGACTGAGGACCGGACTATCGCTCTCACGGTCCTACGATGTAGTCATCGCGGAGGGCTCCGCACCGCTTCAGACTCTCCTCGCGTATGGTCTCATAAACCCGGATGCGACGCTCGTGTTCCTCGCGGCCGACGAAACGTTCTATGAACTCGACGGCCGTCCGACCCGCTATTTGTGGCGCGCACTCGGGCCCGTGGCGAGTCGACTGCTCGACGGCGTCATCCCGATTAGCGACGACGTCGATGCGTCGGTTCGCCGCTACATCGACGGCGTCCCGTCGCAGAAAGTGTATCCGCCCATCGTCGACGCCAAACACGAACAGCTCCGCGCACTGACGCCCTCCTCGCGGACATCGGAGGGTATCCACCTCTTGACCGTCGGCACTGCGAAGCCCGCGAATAACTACCCGATGCTTTGTGATGCCGTCTCGGTTCTCCGGGACCGGTGGCGCGACGACATTTCGCTCACGATTCTCGGTCCTGACCACCCTGATGAGCCGTACAGCACACGGCCAGAGATAGAGACACCCGGATACGTCGATATCGAGACGTTCGTCGACTTCTTCGACCGGGCGACACTGTACGTGCAACCCTCTTCCGGAGATGCATTTTCGGTCGCGGCAGCGGAGGGCATGCTGTCGGGGACGCCAACTGTCGTCACGACCGGCGTCGGGGCAAGAGAACTTGTTAACGACTCCGTCGTCGCCGAACTCACAGCCGAATCCCTCACTGAGACGCTTCGAAAGACGCTCGAACGGCCCGGAGCGGAGCGAGTGGAACTCGGCAAAGGGCAGCGAAAGAAGGTTATTAACATAACGGAAGATACTCAGGCAGCGGAGTTCAGAGACGCGATAACTTCATTCCATCATGACTGA
- a CDS encoding glycosyltransferase family 87 protein, with product MFAAAALFLVYPAIVAVATLLGASFELNFMDFGAYYSAAGRFLEGGSLYYTPSRPAAPSHPGGVFPYLYPPVVIVPFIPLALLPFWVAAGIWVTVSLAVAVFGAKTLLNAYDIRLSRAKMLLLAYGIFAFAPTLIWFKLGQVTGMFVGSLCFAAASLERNPDGRFGWLGLALLPAVVKPPYAVTMAPALNDYQRVLRVVILGIAVIAVSVLLFGIEAHEAYLGVLREGKGWHLDALPISKFSFFVFRPFHVLGSARIVLRGVLLVALVGYVLERRSRRPRVERALFALGCAAVPVLHPTVNTLTLNALIPAYLIVFVSEFRRSDGALTIPLLSLVLVQIHPYATSVLSWIGIGALSPLDPLTPLVPVLQPGLWGIVSLVAFIVYRIERDEGGFPLPEDGSVR from the coding sequence GTGTTTGCCGCCGCTGCGCTCTTTCTCGTGTATCCGGCCATCGTGGCGGTTGCAACCCTTCTCGGGGCATCCTTTGAGCTGAACTTCATGGATTTCGGCGCTTACTACAGCGCTGCCGGGCGCTTTTTGGAGGGGGGATCACTGTACTATACACCCTCTCGACCCGCGGCGCCGTCCCACCCTGGTGGAGTGTTCCCCTACCTCTATCCACCGGTCGTTATTGTACCGTTCATCCCGCTCGCGCTTCTGCCGTTCTGGGTGGCCGCTGGTATTTGGGTTACCGTGTCTCTCGCGGTCGCGGTTTTCGGTGCTAAGACACTCCTCAACGCGTATGATATCCGTCTATCGCGAGCGAAGATGCTCCTGCTCGCCTACGGTATTTTTGCGTTCGCGCCGACACTAATTTGGTTCAAGCTCGGACAAGTTACGGGGATGTTCGTTGGGAGCCTCTGTTTCGCAGCCGCGTCTCTCGAACGCAATCCCGACGGCAGATTCGGGTGGTTAGGTCTTGCACTGTTGCCGGCGGTCGTGAAACCCCCTTACGCAGTCACGATGGCTCCAGCTTTGAATGACTACCAGCGCGTACTCCGAGTAGTCATCCTCGGAATTGCCGTCATCGCGGTGAGCGTATTACTGTTCGGCATTGAAGCGCACGAAGCGTACCTCGGGGTCCTCCGTGAAGGGAAAGGTTGGCACCTCGATGCACTCCCGATTTCGAAGTTCAGCTTCTTCGTCTTTCGTCCATTTCACGTCCTCGGGTCGGCCCGAATCGTCCTTCGCGGTGTCCTCCTTGTCGCGTTAGTAGGTTACGTGCTGGAGCGTAGATCTCGTCGGCCCCGCGTCGAACGCGCGCTGTTTGCGCTCGGCTGCGCTGCCGTCCCCGTGCTCCATCCGACGGTGAACACTCTAACGCTCAACGCTCTCATCCCGGCCTACCTAATCGTGTTCGTGTCGGAGTTCCGCCGGTCAGATGGGGCGCTCACTATACCACTGCTGTCGCTCGTGCTCGTTCAAATTCATCCCTACGCCACATCTGTTTTATCGTGGATCGGAATAGGGGCACTATCTCCGCTTGACCCCCTCACCCCACTCGTTCCAGTCCTTCAGCCGGGACTCTGGGGAATCGTATCTCTCGTCGCATTCATCGTTTATCGTATCGAACGCGACGAGGGTGGTTTCCCGCTTCCTGAGGATGGTAGCGTTCGCTGA
- a CDS encoding glycosyltransferase family 87 protein, which yields MSILQSPSRRTILLICLSLCILNILLVGVLAGTGTLKTTETGDIQYTTTQISPEGDITVPPEADYRYAIERPTDTDAFYNMVIRVWSGGPLYNTWQPDNIQEFHYFPVTYYFFAAVSQFGYVAYKFLLLGLSLLATGLGTYLFLDTEAAYVDFHPSKRTLTGISVASLGFTPMVANFKVGQITPFAYLCAAVAWWSYRRSLYAGGGTAIALATLVKPYWAAPTMVFASLDNNRWRGILGFGFTIMAANALSVATFGFDTTAEYYGIIVDTLLGSSKSIGPVTTWGVEALNVFWFLGEYAVFARLLTIVPVVWVFVHYVRRNEADIALYALSILLLFTVLGSTTLIDLGLVLAAFVVFGVHAFRAGGWSFAILGGAFVLTHVHTYVMEVVVGSGHANLVGLLNAHPALTLLQPGVYGVLAFYALALWWARRAVSGTP from the coding sequence ATGTCGATCCTTCAATCCCCATCTAGAAGAACTATTCTTTTGATATGCCTCTCCTTATGTATCCTAAATATACTTCTAGTCGGCGTACTAGCTGGAACTGGTACGCTCAAGACGACGGAAACAGGAGACATTCAGTACACGACAACCCAGATAAGTCCCGAAGGCGATATTACTGTTCCACCAGAGGCTGACTACCGTTACGCTATTGAGCGTCCCACTGATACCGACGCATTCTACAACATGGTTATTCGTGTGTGGAGCGGTGGACCACTCTATAACACGTGGCAACCAGACAATATTCAAGAGTTTCACTACTTCCCAGTTACTTACTACTTTTTTGCGGCAGTTTCCCAATTCGGCTACGTCGCCTACAAATTTCTTCTGCTTGGCCTGTCGCTTCTCGCTACCGGACTCGGGACGTACCTCTTTCTCGATACCGAGGCCGCATACGTTGATTTCCACCCGTCAAAGAGGACGTTAACCGGTATCTCCGTTGCTTCGCTCGGGTTCACCCCAATGGTCGCAAACTTCAAAGTTGGCCAAATAACTCCTTTCGCGTATCTGTGTGCCGCTGTTGCGTGGTGGTCGTATAGACGCTCGTTATACGCCGGAGGAGGTACAGCCATCGCGCTGGCGACACTCGTGAAGCCCTACTGGGCCGCACCTACCATGGTCTTCGCGTCTCTCGATAACAATCGGTGGCGTGGCATCCTCGGGTTCGGTTTCACTATCATGGCGGCGAACGCGCTATCCGTGGCGACGTTCGGATTCGACACCACTGCTGAGTATTATGGCATCATCGTAGACACACTACTTGGGTCGTCCAAGAGCATCGGACCAGTCACAACATGGGGTGTGGAGGCGCTCAACGTCTTCTGGTTCCTCGGGGAGTACGCGGTATTCGCTCGCCTCCTCACTATCGTCCCCGTAGTCTGGGTGTTCGTACATTACGTCCGACGAAACGAGGCGGACATCGCGCTGTACGCGCTCTCGATTCTCCTGTTGTTCACCGTCCTCGGAAGCACGACGCTTATTGACCTCGGACTGGTGTTGGCGGCGTTCGTCGTGTTCGGTGTTCACGCATTCCGGGCCGGCGGCTGGTCGTTTGCGATTCTCGGTGGAGCATTCGTTCTCACGCACGTACACACCTATGTGATGGAAGTCGTCGTTGGATCAGGTCACGCGAACCTTGTGGGCCTGTTGAATGCACACCCAGCGCTCACGCTCCTCCAGCCCGGCGTTTACGGCGTTCTCGCATTCTACGCGCTGGCGCTCTGGTGGGCGCGACGTGCTGTATCGGGTACGCCGTAG
- a CDS encoding oligosaccharyl transferase, archaeosortase A system-associated, with product MSEKNEKSRASSTSTDSALDALENWYHVPVLGAVLAFMFWVRVQAWENFTQNGEVYFSGNDAYYHFREVMYTVQNWPSTMPFDIWTNFPNGTATGQFGTLFDQIIATAALIVGLGSPSQETISMTLLFAPAVFGALLVIPTYFIGKRLGGRLGGVFAAVVLGLLPGYFLSRSLVGAADHNGAEPLFQSLAVLATMIALTVAQREKPVYEQFLDRDVAGLRRVVGWSVVAGAATAAYMWVWPPGILLVGIFGVFYLVKLTSDYYSGTSPDHVAVVAGVSSVTTGLLMLVPLSTLSFSPTNFSILQPLFSIAVGVGAVFLAWLAREWDNRELDATSYPLAVFGILVVALGATTVVLPEFWGMLQSNLLRFVGFSAGAATRTIGEAQPFLSQTSRYGLGMFGVIFLEYGLAFLTAFLGAAWILLRPHFRSGNPRRMGGAAAAAFVVGLVFVAPGIGDAVGTLLGVDGQLGSLAIVAITLLAVTVTGDYDAEKLLVVVWGAFITSAAFTQVRFNYYLVVPVVVLNAYVLKVVLGLVSLDKPAAQIEDVDWYQVGTVVAVVLVVLVPIAAPVAASATGDGASPIRLTNNQGQQVPLQSATTVGASHGPGAVTVWDDAMEWMQNNTPEQGNFGDANNADQLDYYGTYSQTDDYDYPEGAYGVMSWWDYGHWMTVEGETIPVANPFQQNADNAANFLLSQNETEAANALDVVNEDDAQTRYVAVDSQMVSPQQKFGAPIQFYDGPRNVSTGTFYTQNILSQYGEDGQVTNYGAFQQLPTLNHQAYYESMMVRLYQNHGSAQQPQPVVVDWQDTFQTATGADLYSFDQSASPIQQFNSMSAAEQYVANDTTAQIGGFGSNPPEYVEALEHYRLVGTSDDQGVKLFERVEGATVEGTGPANTTVTASATLNMTHLSQGNQTPQFEYTQRADTGPDGEFTMTLPYATTDYEAYGPANGYTNTSVRATGPYEITSSSTITEDREIVTWNTTAQITEGQVIGENETASTVELDRHVSGTLGDTNNTTQNNTTQTNVASSEITADSVKSTETTQADRLDTQSPFGAAAAFVAPAVVGALGRRYA from the coding sequence ATGAGCGAGAAGAACGAGAAGTCGAGAGCATCCTCCACTTCGACCGATTCAGCTCTCGACGCTCTCGAAAATTGGTACCACGTACCCGTGCTGGGCGCTGTCCTCGCGTTCATGTTCTGGGTGCGCGTGCAGGCGTGGGAGAACTTCACGCAGAACGGCGAAGTGTACTTCTCCGGAAACGACGCATACTACCACTTCCGGGAAGTGATGTACACGGTCCAGAACTGGCCGTCGACGATGCCGTTCGACATCTGGACGAACTTCCCGAACGGAACCGCAACCGGCCAATTCGGGACGCTGTTCGACCAAATCATCGCCACCGCAGCGCTCATCGTCGGACTCGGTAGCCCCTCTCAGGAAACGATTTCGATGACGCTGCTGTTTGCGCCAGCGGTCTTCGGCGCGCTGCTCGTCATCCCGACGTACTTTATCGGGAAGCGGCTGGGTGGCCGTCTCGGTGGTGTATTCGCCGCAGTCGTTCTCGGTCTCCTGCCGGGCTACTTCCTCTCGCGGAGCCTCGTCGGTGCGGCTGACCACAACGGCGCGGAGCCGCTGTTCCAGTCATTGGCAGTACTCGCGACGATGATTGCGCTCACCGTCGCACAGCGAGAGAAACCCGTCTACGAGCAGTTCCTCGACCGCGACGTCGCCGGCCTCCGCCGCGTCGTCGGCTGGAGTGTCGTCGCTGGCGCTGCCACCGCAGCCTACATGTGGGTGTGGCCGCCGGGCATCCTGCTGGTCGGCATTTTCGGTGTGTTCTACCTCGTGAAGCTGACGAGCGACTACTACAGCGGCACGAGCCCGGATCACGTCGCCGTCGTCGCTGGCGTGAGTTCGGTGACGACCGGCCTGCTGATGTTGGTGCCGCTGTCGACGCTTTCCTTCTCGCCAACGAACTTCTCCATCCTCCAGCCGCTGTTCTCGATTGCGGTCGGTGTCGGCGCGGTGTTCCTCGCCTGGCTCGCCCGCGAGTGGGACAACCGTGAACTTGACGCCACTTCGTATCCGTTGGCCGTCTTCGGCATCCTTGTCGTCGCGCTCGGTGCGACGACCGTCGTGCTCCCCGAGTTCTGGGGCATGCTCCAATCGAACCTTCTGCGCTTCGTCGGCTTCAGCGCCGGCGCAGCCACCCGCACTATCGGCGAGGCGCAGCCGTTCCTCTCGCAGACGAGCCGCTACGGCCTCGGGATGTTCGGCGTCATCTTCCTCGAGTACGGACTCGCGTTCCTCACTGCATTCCTCGGCGCAGCGTGGATTCTGCTCCGGCCGCACTTCCGGAGTGGCAACCCACGGCGGATGGGTGGCGCAGCGGCCGCAGCCTTCGTGGTTGGGCTCGTGTTCGTGGCACCGGGCATCGGTGACGCGGTCGGCACGCTCCTCGGCGTCGACGGTCAGCTCGGCTCGCTGGCCATTGTCGCCATAACGCTGCTTGCGGTCACGGTGACTGGCGACTACGACGCGGAGAAACTGCTTGTCGTCGTCTGGGGCGCGTTCATCACCTCGGCGGCGTTCACGCAGGTGCGGTTCAACTACTACCTCGTCGTGCCGGTCGTGGTGCTGAACGCGTACGTGCTGAAAGTCGTACTCGGTCTCGTGAGCCTCGACAAGCCGGCCGCACAGATCGAGGATGTCGATTGGTACCAGGTCGGGACGGTCGTCGCCGTCGTGCTGGTCGTGCTCGTCCCCATCGCGGCCCCCGTTGCCGCGTCCGCGACCGGTGACGGTGCTAGCCCGATTCGGCTGACGAACAATCAGGGCCAGCAGGTGCCGCTGCAGTCCGCGACGACCGTCGGCGCATCGCACGGCCCGGGTGCGGTGACGGTGTGGGACGACGCGATGGAGTGGATGCAGAACAACACGCCCGAGCAGGGGAACTTCGGTGACGCGAACAACGCCGATCAGCTGGACTACTACGGGACGTACAGCCAGACCGACGACTACGACTACCCCGAGGGCGCGTACGGCGTGATGTCGTGGTGGGACTACGGTCACTGGATGACCGTCGAGGGCGAGACGATTCCGGTCGCGAACCCGTTCCAGCAGAACGCGGACAACGCGGCGAACTTCCTGCTCTCGCAGAACGAGACGGAGGCCGCGAACGCGCTCGACGTCGTCAACGAAGACGACGCGCAGACGCGGTACGTCGCGGTAGACTCCCAGATGGTCTCCCCCCAGCAGAAGTTCGGCGCGCCCATCCAGTTCTACGACGGTCCGCGGAACGTCAGCACGGGGACGTTCTACACGCAGAACATCCTCTCGCAGTACGGTGAGGACGGCCAAGTCACGAACTACGGGGCGTTCCAGCAGCTCCCGACGCTGAACCATCAAGCGTACTACGAGTCGATGATGGTGCGGCTCTACCAGAACCACGGGAGCGCACAGCAGCCCCAGCCGGTCGTCGTCGACTGGCAGGACACCTTCCAGACGGCGACTGGCGCGGACCTGTACAGCTTCGACCAGTCGGCGTCCCCAATTCAGCAGTTCAACAGCATGAGCGCGGCCGAGCAGTACGTCGCCAACGACACTACCGCCCAGATCGGCGGCTTCGGGAGTAACCCGCCGGAGTACGTCGAGGCGCTGGAGCACTACCGGCTCGTCGGCACGAGCGACGACCAGGGCGTGAAGCTCTTCGAGCGCGTCGAGGGGGCGACCGTCGAGGGCACCGGCCCCGCGAACACGACGGTCACCGCGTCGGCCACGCTGAACATGACCCACCTCTCGCAGGGCAACCAGACGCCGCAGTTCGAGTACACGCAGCGTGCCGACACTGGGCCGGACGGCGAGTTCACGATGACGCTCCCGTATGCTACAACTGATTACGAGGCATATGGGCCAGCAAACGGGTACACGAACACGTCGGTTCGGGCAACAGGCCCCTACGAGATCACGAGCTCCTCCACAATCACTGAAGACCGCGAGATTGTGACGTGGAACACGACCGCTCAGATCACCGAAGGCCAAGTTATTGGCGAGAACGAGACCGCCTCAACAGTCGAGCTAGACCGTCACGTCAGCGGGACGCTCGGCGATACGAACAACACGACGCAGAATAATACAACGCAGACGAATGTTGCATCGTCCGAAATCACAGCAGACTCGGTCAAATCCACAGAGACGACGCAAGCTGACCGATTAGACACCCAATCCCCGTTCGGTGCGGCCGCCGCGTTCGTCGCGCCCGCCGTCGTCGGCGCGCTCGGTCGGCGGTACGCATAA
- a CDS encoding DUF368 domain-containing protein, with product MAGHDWLAVYLKGAAMGAADAVPGVSGGTIALITGIYERLVGAIAALDPVEALGLLALVPQLGSADARGEFEETLVRMDVPFLALLGIGVVTAVVTVANVVHVAINDFPGVTFAFFFGLIAASVVVLLSEVTLDTPGRVGAAVVGFALAFVLSAQAQTGALPDVLPIVFLAGAIAICAMVLPGVSGSLLLLTLGLYDTMTSAVSDATDAALGGDLGATVEPVTTLVVFTAGAVVGVLSFARVVEWALDHYRAATLTFLVALMAGALRAPAIQISDANPEWTAASAGGVLVAGVLGAAVVLVLDATTDDLDY from the coding sequence ATGGCCGGGCACGACTGGCTGGCGGTCTACCTGAAGGGTGCCGCGATGGGCGCCGCGGACGCCGTCCCCGGCGTTTCGGGCGGGACGATCGCGCTCATCACGGGCATCTACGAGCGCCTCGTCGGCGCCATCGCGGCGCTGGACCCCGTGGAAGCGCTGGGCTTGCTCGCGCTCGTCCCACAGCTCGGGAGCGCCGACGCTCGCGGGGAGTTCGAGGAGACGCTCGTCCGGATGGACGTGCCGTTCCTCGCACTACTAGGCATCGGCGTCGTTACCGCCGTCGTCACCGTCGCGAACGTCGTCCACGTCGCTATCAACGACTTCCCGGGCGTAACGTTCGCGTTCTTCTTCGGACTCATCGCGGCCTCCGTCGTCGTGTTGCTTAGCGAAGTCACGCTCGACACACCAGGCAGGGTCGGGGCGGCCGTCGTCGGGTTCGCGCTCGCGTTCGTCCTGAGCGCGCAAGCGCAGACCGGCGCGCTCCCCGACGTGCTGCCCATCGTCTTCCTCGCGGGCGCCATCGCCATCTGCGCAATGGTGCTGCCCGGCGTCTCGGGGTCGCTTCTGTTGTTGACGCTGGGGTTGTACGACACGATGACGTCGGCGGTCAGCGACGCGACGGACGCCGCGCTCGGCGGCGACCTCGGCGCGACCGTCGAACCGGTGACGACGCTCGTGGTGTTCACGGCGGGTGCCGTCGTGGGCGTGCTGTCGTTCGCGCGCGTCGTCGAGTGGGCGCTGGACCACTACCGGGCGGCGACGCTGACGTTCCTCGTCGCACTGATGGCGGGCGCGCTGCGGGCGCCGGCCATCCAGATTAGCGACGCGAACCCCGAGTGGACGGCGGCGAGCGCGGGCGGCGTCCTCGTCGCGGGCGTGCTCGGCGCGGCGGTCGTGCTCGTGCTGGACGCGACGACCGACGACCTCGACTACTGA
- a CDS encoding NRDE family protein, producing MCTLAFAWQGYDDAPLVVGANRDEAVGRPSSPPAVRGANPEVLMPRDEEAGGTWLGVNEHRVFVGVTNRDTDIEGERSRGRLVTDALAAGSADDAIETVEREVADREYAGFNLVIADEHECVLLEWDGVLRTHAFNPGTHVVVNAGFDDGTEKSSVVRDALRGHDSPDAWREAARNALRDHETGACVHRDGYGTRSSSLVTVRADGGVDYEFADGPPCETDFRRVDNQL from the coding sequence GTGTGTACGCTGGCATTCGCGTGGCAGGGTTACGACGACGCGCCGCTCGTGGTCGGGGCGAACCGCGACGAAGCAGTCGGCCGGCCGTCCTCGCCGCCCGCCGTCCGCGGCGCGAATCCCGAGGTGCTGATGCCCAGAGACGAGGAAGCCGGCGGCACGTGGCTGGGCGTGAACGAGCACCGCGTGTTCGTCGGCGTGACGAATCGAGATACGGACATCGAGGGCGAGCGCTCCCGTGGCCGCCTCGTCACTGACGCGCTCGCGGCCGGGTCCGCCGACGACGCGATTGAAACTGTGGAGCGTGAGGTCGCCGACCGCGAGTACGCGGGGTTCAACCTCGTCATCGCGGACGAACACGAGTGCGTGCTCCTGGAGTGGGACGGCGTGCTGCGGACGCACGCCTTCAACCCCGGGACCCACGTCGTCGTGAACGCCGGCTTCGACGACGGCACTGAGAAGTCCAGCGTGGTCCGCGATGCACTTCGTGGTCACGACAGCCCGGACGCGTGGCGCGAGGCAGCCCGGAACGCGCTCCGCGATCACGAGACTGGTGCGTGCGTCCACCGCGACGGCTACGGCACGCGGTCGTCGTCGCTCGTGACGGTTCGCGCCGACGGCGGGGTCGATTACGAGTTCGCGGACGGCCCGCCCTGCGAGACCGACTTCAGGCGCGTGGACAACCAACTATAG
- a CDS encoding DUF7342 family protein gives MTARERVETIATTLSEPRTANWIADQADVKWDTAKKHLDNLAESGVLLVTEDDTYVPDPTRAYFDHLRELILTNDRAELRGELEAIADRIEDWKTTYKVDSPEDLEATLGDDRSADEIRERRQTLRRWENSLRSRDTIQTALQLYDDIQSLTDDVPANTRREGAG, from the coding sequence ATGACGGCCCGAGAGCGCGTCGAGACGATTGCGACGACGCTCTCGGAGCCACGGACTGCCAACTGGATCGCGGACCAGGCAGACGTCAAGTGGGATACCGCGAAGAAGCACCTCGACAACCTCGCCGAGTCGGGCGTCCTCCTCGTGACTGAGGACGACACGTACGTTCCGGATCCGACCCGGGCCTACTTCGACCACCTTCGAGAACTCATCCTGACCAACGACCGAGCGGAACTCCGGGGGGAACTCGAAGCCATCGCAGACCGAATCGAGGACTGGAAAACGACGTACAAGGTGGACTCTCCCGAGGACCTCGAAGCGACGCTCGGAGACGACCGGTCTGCTGACGAGATTCGAGAACGGCGACAGACGCTCCGTCGCTGGGAGAACAGCCTCCGGTCGCGCGATACCATTCAAACTGCGCTCCAGCTCTACGACGACATCCAGTCACTCACTGACGACGTCCCTGCGAACACCCGGCGCGAAGGCGCGGGGTGA